In the Ipomoea triloba cultivar NCNSP0323 chromosome 6, ASM357664v1 genome, one interval contains:
- the LOC116022283 gene encoding chlorophyll a-b binding protein P4, chloroplastic, which produces MATVTQASAAVFRPCASKTRFLTGSSGKLNREVSFRASTSSSNVSFKIEAKKGEWLPGLPSPAYLDGSLPGDNGFDPLGLAEDPENLRWYVQAELVNGRWAMLGVAGMLLPEVFTQIGIINVPKWYDAGKAEYFASSSTLFVIEFILFHYVEIRRWQDIKNPGCVNQDPIFKNYSLPPNECGYPGGIFNPLNFAPTQEAKEKELANGRLAMLAFLGFIVQHNVTGKGPFDNLLQHLSDPWHNTIVQTLGQ; this is translated from the exons ATGGCCACCGTTACACAAGCCTCCGCCGCCGTTTTCCGGCCATGCGCCTCCAAAACCAGATTCCTTACCGGATCGTCCGGTAAGCTGAACAGGGAAGTCTCTTTCAGGGCGTCTACATCTTCATCCAACGTTTCATTCAAGATTGAAGCCAAGAAAGGTGAATGGCTCCCCGGCTTGCCATCGCCGGCGTATCTCGACggcag TCTTCCCGGAGACAATGGGTTTGACCCGTTGGGACTGGCGGAGGACCCGGAGAACTTGAGGTGGTACGTGCAGGCGGAGCTGGTGAACGGACGGTGGGCGATGTTGGGCGTGGCGGGGATGCTGTTGCCGGAGGTATTCACTCAGATCGGAATCATCAACGTTCCGAAGTGGTACGACGCCGGGAAGGCTGAGTACTTTGCTTCCTCGTCCACGCTGTTCGTCATCGAGTTCATCCTGTTCCACTACGTGGAGATCAGACGGTGGCAAGACATCAAGAACCCTGGCTGCGTCAACCAGGACCCCATCTTCAAGAACTACAGCCTGCCGCCCAACGAGTGCGGCTACCCCGGCGGCATCTTCAACCCACTCAACTTTGCTCCCACCCAAGAAGCCAAAGAGAAAGAGCTCGCAAATG GGAGATTGGCGATGTTGGCGTTTCTTGGATTCATAGTGCAGCACAACGTGACTGGCAAGGGTCCATTCGACAACCTGCTGCAGCATCTGTCAGACCCATGGCACAACACCATTGTGCAAACATTGGGTCAGTGA
- the LOC116022282 gene encoding putative lipoate-protein ligase A, whose product MSLGQSRNAALPLLNLVKLKGVPILQQLHLEERLLRTSSHNWCIINDGTDTPTVVMGISGNPTELLEINSVLRDKIPVIKRFTGGGTVIVDHGTIFATFICNKDDVPNVQPYPRPIMSWSSLLYSKVFQGVGDFYLRENDYVFGDHKFGGNAQSITKNRWIHHTSFLWDFEVSNMAYLSLPKKAPDYRQARDHLDFICRMKDYLSRSQFINRTINAVNCHFSVRSMELEEAELLCDMKFSPSSRLLEMQELEEAVLESQPENPILQSL is encoded by the exons ATGAGTTTGGGCCAATCTAGGAATGCTGCTCTTCCGCTGCTGAATCTTGTGAAGCTAAAAGGAGTGCCCATTTTGCAGCAACTGCATCTGGAAGAACGCCTGCTACGAACTTCATCCCATAATTGGTGTATCATTAATGACGGAACAGACACACCCACCGTTGTTATGGGTATCTCTGG CAATCCTACTGAACTTCTTGAAATCAATTCTGTTTTACGAGACAAGATACCGGTTATCAAAAGGTTTACTGGTGGAGGTACTGTAATAGTTGATCATGGGACAATATTTGCAACTTTTATATGCAATAAGGATGATGTTCCCAACGTACAACCGTATCCCCGACCTATCATGTCATGGAGCAGCTTATTATACAGTAAGGTGTTCCAAGGAGTTGGGGATTTCTACCTTCGTGAAAATG ATTATGTATTTGGCGACCACAAGTTTGGTGGAAATGCTCAGTCTATAACAAAGAACCGGTGGATCCATCATACATCTTTTCTATGGGACTTCGAGGTCTCTAACATGGCATATCTGAGTCTTCCAAAGAAGGCCCCTGATTACAGACAG GCAAGAGACCATTTGGACTTCATATGCCGCATGAAGGACTACTTATCCCGGTCACAATTCATCAACCGGACCATCAATGCAGTCAACTGCCATTTTTCCGTGAGATCAATGGAGCTGGAAGAAGCCGAGCTTTTGTGTGACATGAAATTTTCGCCTTCTTCTAGGCTACTTGAAATGCAAGAATTGGAGGAGGCAGTTCTTGAGTCCCAGCCTGAGAACCCCATTTTGCAGTCATTGTGA
- the LOC116023748 gene encoding probable calcium-binding protein CML47, whose product MIQFMDEIIFFTVAPGNWAATDFYKVIVPSVILIWFLIFQDSSSSFWNLFFRAGIFLLQAIFSASKKACDAFSDEGELCEEECVEVMMGRLMIFGEVKEKVGRSDEVLHLFEESEPSVAEIKEAFDVFDENGDGFIDEKEVERILCRMGFSEVSQEDCRKMIMAYDDNKDGKIDFREFLKLMEHSFG is encoded by the coding sequence ATGATTCAATTCATGGACGAGATTATTTTCTTCACGGTTGCCCCAGGGAACTGGGCAGCGACTGATTTTTACAAGGTTATTGTACCCAGTGTGATTCTCATCTGGTTTCTCATATTTCAAGATTCCAGCTCGAGTTTTTGGAATTTATTTTTCCGGGCTGGTATTTTCTTGCTTCAAGCCATCTTTTCTGCGAGTAAGAAAGCTTGTGATGCTTTCAGTGATGAAGGGGAGTTGTGTGAGGAGGAATGTGTAGAAGTAATGATGGGAAGATTGATGATTTTCGGGGAGGTTAAGGAGAAGGTGGGGAGGTCGGACGAGGTTTTGCATTTGTTTGAGGAGAGTGAGCCGAGTGTGGCGGAGATTAAGGAAGCTTTCGACGTGTTTGATGAGAATGGCGATGGGTTCATAGACGAAAAGGAGGTGGAGAGGATCCTATGCAGAATGGGTTTCTCGGAGGTTTCGCAGGAGGATTGTAGGAAGATGATCATGGCTTATGATGACAACAAAGATGGGAAGATTGATTTTCGTGAGTTCTTGAAGCTAATGGAGCACAGTTTTGGatag